Proteins co-encoded in one Streptococcus ruminicola genomic window:
- a CDS encoding aldo/keto reductase: MENYLLNDGNLIPKLGFGTWQSKNGEEAYQAVKTALKVGYRHIDTAAIYGNEESVGQAIRDSGIDRKEIFVTTKLWNNVGNYQEAREAIDTSLEKLGLDFVDLYLIHWPNPLAFRENWEERNRSIWKAMEEAVAAGKIRSIGVSNFLPHHLEALLKTARIKPSVNQIRLSPGIYQKEVVDFCNQNDILIEAWSPFGQGDVFNHPFLKELAEKYQTSVAKLVLTWSLQQGFLPLPKSVTPKRIESNFDAFGVTMSDEDMDKLTNLKVESSAPNPDQVDF, from the coding sequence ATGGAAAATTATCTTTTAAATGATGGAAACCTTATTCCAAAACTTGGTTTTGGAACTTGGCAATCTAAAAATGGAGAAGAGGCCTATCAAGCTGTAAAGACTGCGTTGAAAGTTGGTTACCGTCATATTGATACAGCAGCAATTTACGGAAACGAGGAAAGCGTTGGTCAGGCTATAAGAGATAGTGGCATTGATAGAAAAGAGATTTTTGTAACCACAAAACTTTGGAATAATGTTGGGAACTATCAAGAAGCTAGGGAAGCTATTGATACTTCATTAGAAAAGTTAGGCCTTGACTTTGTTGATTTGTACTTAATTCATTGGCCAAATCCGCTTGCTTTCAGGGAAAACTGGGAAGAAAGAAATCGTTCGATTTGGAAAGCAATGGAAGAGGCAGTAGCAGCAGGAAAAATTCGCAGCATAGGTGTCAGCAATTTCTTACCACATCACTTAGAAGCCCTTTTAAAAACAGCAAGGATTAAACCAAGCGTTAATCAAATTAGACTTTCACCGGGAATTTATCAAAAAGAAGTAGTTGATTTTTGCAATCAAAATGACATTTTAATTGAAGCTTGGAGTCCATTTGGTCAAGGGGATGTTTTTAATCACCCATTCTTAAAAGAATTGGCTGAAAAATATCAGACATCAGTTGCTAAGTTGGTTTTAACTTGGAGCCTTCAACAAGGATTTCTTCCATTACCAAAATCTGTAACTCCTAAAAGAATTGAGAGTAATTTTGATGCTTTTGGTGTGACTATGTCAGATGAAGATATGGATAAGTTAACGAATTTAAAAGTTGAGTCTAGTGCACCTAATCCTGATCAAGTGGATTTTTAA
- a CDS encoding SDR family NAD(P)-dependent oxidoreductase: MTKLKGQVAIITGASSGIGRATAYALASEGCHLVLTARREERLKEVKEKCEAMGSKVVYYVGDVCQEKTAIQTVSLAIETFGRIDILVNNAGIGKLIPLVESTSDDYYEIMDTNVFSSFIFSKYAAIEMLKKRQGKIIFVSSVTGHVGHGDETIYTMTKFAQRGLSQAIDKELRSQGIKTCVVCPSATKTEFEVGYGRTKESVEAAHWETADDVAQGILYACKAENTVWEIRMR, encoded by the coding sequence ATGACTAAATTAAAAGGACAAGTTGCTATTATTACTGGCGCAAGTTCAGGAATTGGCCGCGCAACAGCTTACGCATTAGCATCTGAAGGTTGTCACTTAGTATTGACAGCTAGACGTGAAGAACGGCTAAAAGAAGTGAAAGAAAAATGTGAAGCAATGGGAAGTAAGGTTGTCTATTACGTTGGTGATGTTTGCCAAGAAAAGACAGCTATTCAAACAGTTTCATTAGCAATTGAAACCTTTGGAAGGATTGATATTTTAGTTAACAATGCCGGTATTGGTAAATTAATTCCTTTGGTTGAATCAACTAGTGATGACTATTACGAAATAATGGATACTAACGTTTTTTCATCATTTATTTTTTCAAAATATGCAGCTATCGAAATGCTGAAAAAACGTCAAGGTAAAATTATTTTCGTATCTTCTGTAACTGGTCATGTTGGTCATGGAGATGAAACAATTTATACGATGACAAAATTTGCTCAGCGCGGATTATCACAAGCGATTGATAAAGAATTACGCTCACAAGGAATTAAAACTTGTGTTGTTTGTCCAAGTGCTACAAAGACTGAATTTGAAGTTGGTTATGGAAGAACGAAAGAAAGTGTAGAAGCAGCACATTGGGAGACAGCAGATGATGTCGCTCAAGGAATTCTGTATGCTTGTAAGGCTGAGAATACAGTCTGGGAAATTCGTATGAGGTAA
- a CDS encoding sugar O-acetyltransferase, with translation MTELEKLEAGLPYCFTDPDIEKIKKEALRKCQVLNAIDILDVEKRTAAIKDLFGSVGEDVSVFPNFNCDNGKNIHVGEHFLMNYNGIILDVAEVRIGHHVMIGPNTMITTVNHPLTPQGRRDNLGIAKPVIIGNDVWIGGNVTILPGVTIGNNVVVAAGAVVTKNVPDNYVVAGVPAKLLKTIENDVEN, from the coding sequence ATGACAGAACTTGAAAAATTAGAGGCTGGTTTACCTTATTGTTTTACGGATCCAGATATTGAAAAAATCAAAAAAGAGGCTTTACGAAAATGTCAAGTTTTAAATGCTATCGATATTTTAGACGTAGAAAAAAGAACAGCTGCAATAAAAGATTTATTTGGATCAGTTGGTGAGGATGTTTCGGTTTTTCCAAATTTTAATTGTGATAATGGAAAAAATATCCATGTTGGTGAGCATTTTTTGATGAATTATAATGGCATTATTTTAGATGTGGCAGAAGTTCGTATTGGTCATCACGTTATGATTGGTCCAAATACTATGATTACTACGGTCAATCATCCACTAACCCCACAAGGCAGACGTGACAATCTTGGTATTGCCAAGCCAGTAATTATTGGTAATGATGTTTGGATTGGTGGAAATGTTACGATTTTGCCAGGTGTAACTATTGGAAATAATGTTGTAGTGGCAGCAGGTGCTGTGGTTACAAAAAATGTTCCAGATAATTATGTAGTTGCAGGGGTCCCAGCGAAGCTTTTAAAAACAATTGAAAATGATGTGGAGAATTGA
- a CDS encoding helix-turn-helix domain-containing protein → MPDIFELQVEMFTTFTKLVRQSKLDQAKALPILRCIEYIELHLHEVIHLSDLSKHTGYSSNYISKLFKERMNQSVKSYIQTQKISVAKNMLLESDYSLLEISETLAFSSQSYFTKIFKKVTGEKPLDYRANHLTDAIHSKGVIDDRT, encoded by the coding sequence GTGCCAGATATTTTTGAATTACAAGTTGAAATGTTTACGACTTTCACAAAACTTGTCAGGCAAAGTAAGCTTGATCAAGCTAAAGCTTTACCTATTTTACGCTGCATAGAATACATAGAGTTGCACTTACATGAGGTGATTCATTTATCTGATTTGTCTAAGCATACTGGTTATTCAAGTAATTATATTTCAAAATTGTTTAAAGAACGAATGAATCAGTCTGTTAAGTCTTATATTCAAACTCAAAAAATTTCAGTTGCAAAGAACATGTTGTTAGAATCTGATTATTCATTACTGGAAATATCAGAAACACTTGCTTTCAGTTCGCAGAGCTATTTTACAAAAATATTTAAAAAAGTGACTGGTGAAAAACCACTTGATTACCGTGCAAATCACCTCACTGATGCTATTCATTCGAAAGGAGTCATAGATGACAGAACTTGA
- the celB gene encoding PTS cellobiose transporter subunit IIC: MFEFLEKYLMGPMAKVSAWRPVRAIVAAGMASIPFTIVGSMFLVLSIIPQAFPIPALATIWANSVDKIAPLYLQAYNCTMGILSLYFAIVIGYEYTKIFADEDELDVDPVYGALLSVFAYFLTIPQLFVKNGAFEYLNVKGATINGWTVGGNSLDRLSTSGMFTAILMALLAVQLYKTCIKRNWVVKMPEAVPSGVARSFSALIPAAVVAFVVLIINGIFISLGTDIYNVVAIPFGFVKHIANSWLGIVVIYLLVHALWIVGIHGANIVMGLVNPILLSNMAENVDGAHIAFAGEFSNSYVIMGGSGAMLLACVWLAVAAKSSQLKMLGRAAMGPAIFNINEPLIFGLPVVYNPILALPFILAPIVSASIAYWSIKLGFAAVSIIQTPWPTPIGLGAYIGSGGNIGAVITALVCAVAAFFVWFPFLKMYDLKLLKEEGVEA, encoded by the coding sequence ATGTTTGAATTCTTAGAAAAGTACTTGATGGGGCCAATGGCTAAAGTATCTGCTTGGCGTCCTGTCCGTGCAATTGTTGCCGCTGGTATGGCCAGTATTCCATTTACTATCGTGGGGTCAATGTTCCTTGTCTTGAGCATTATTCCACAAGCCTTTCCAATTCCTGCCTTAGCCACTATTTGGGCAAACTCAGTTGATAAGATTGCACCGCTTTACTTGCAAGCTTACAACTGTACAATGGGTATCTTGTCTTTATACTTTGCCATTGTTATTGGTTATGAATACACAAAGATCTTCGCTGATGAAGATGAACTTGATGTAGATCCAGTTTACGGTGCTTTGCTTTCAGTATTTGCATACTTCTTGACAATTCCACAACTATTTGTCAAAAATGGTGCATTTGAATATTTGAACGTTAAAGGTGCTACTATCAATGGTTGGACTGTTGGTGGTAACAGCCTAGACCGTTTGTCAACTTCAGGTATGTTTACAGCTATTTTGATGGCACTTCTTGCTGTACAACTTTACAAAACTTGTATTAAACGCAATTGGGTTGTAAAAATGCCAGAAGCTGTTCCTTCAGGTGTTGCTCGTTCATTCTCAGCTTTGATTCCAGCAGCAGTTGTTGCATTTGTTGTTCTTATCATCAATGGTATCTTCATTTCACTTGGTACTGATATCTACAACGTTGTTGCTATTCCATTTGGATTTGTTAAACACATCGCAAACTCTTGGCTTGGTATTGTTGTTATTTACCTTCTTGTTCATGCTTTGTGGATTGTTGGTATTCACGGTGCTAACATTGTCATGGGTCTTGTTAACCCAATCCTTTTGTCAAACATGGCAGAAAACGTTGATGGAGCTCACATCGCATTTGCCGGTGAATTCTCAAACTCATACGTTATCATGGGTGGTTCTGGTGCAATGCTTCTTGCCTGTGTATGGCTTGCAGTAGCAGCTAAATCATCTCAACTTAAAATGCTTGGTCGTGCAGCTATGGGTCCTGCAATCTTCAATATCAATGAACCACTTATCTTTGGTCTTCCAGTTGTATACAACCCAATTCTTGCCCTTCCATTCATCTTGGCACCAATCGTGAGTGCTTCAATCGCATATTGGTCAATCAAACTTGGTTTTGCCGCTGTATCTATCATTCAAACTCCATGGCCAACACCAATCGGTCTTGGTGCTTACATCGGATCAGGTGGTAACATCGGTGCCGTTATTACAGCTCTTGTTTGTGCTGTAGCAGCATTCTTTGTTTGGTTCCCATTCCTTAAAATGTATGATTTGAAACTTCTCAAAGAAGAAGGCGTAGAAGCTTAA